Genomic window (Cololabis saira isolate AMF1-May2022 chromosome 10, fColSai1.1, whole genome shotgun sequence):
ATTTATTGGAGCAGCTGAAGAAGACTGGACTCCAAGCTGCTCCGGCTGatcactgctatgctggacctgaAGATGTGGCCTGTGATTTCTGCTCTGGAAGAAAACTGAAAGCCATCAAGTCCTGTTTAGTCTGTCTGGCCTCTTACTGCGAGAAACACCTTCAACCTCATCATGATGTGGCTCCATTAAAGAAACACAAGCTGGTGGATCCCtccaagaacctgcaggacaacatctgcccccgtcatgatgaggtgatgaagatgttctgtcgtacggatcagaagtgtatctgttatctctgctctgtggatgaacataaaggccacgacacagtcacagctgcagcagaaaggatGGAGAGGCAGAAAGAGGTGGAGGTGAGTCAacaacaaatccagcaggagatccaggacagagataaaaatgtgaagctgcttcagcaggaggtggaggccatcaatcagtctgctgataaaacagtggaggacagtgaggagatcttcactgagctgatctctctcctccagaaaagaagctctgatgtgaagcagcaggtcagatcccagcaggaaactgaagtgaggagagtcagagagctggaggagaagctgcagcaggagatcactgacctgaagaggagagacgctgagatgaagcagctctcaGACACTGAGGACCAAAACCAGTTTCTCCACAACTACCCCTCACTGTCACCACTCAGTGagtccacacactcctccagcatcagcatccgtcctctcaggtactttcaggatgtgacagcagctgtgtcagaggtcagaggtcagctacaggacatcctgagagacacGTGGACAAACATCACCGTGGCCATCACTCATGTGGATGTTTTACTGCCACAACCAGAACCAaagagcagagctggattcttgaaatattcatttgaaatcactctggatccaaacacagtacacacacttctgttactgtcagaggagaacagaaaggtgactTTAATGAAGAAACATCAGTCTTATTCTAGTCATCCAGAAAGATTCAGTGTTGTTTCTCAGGTCCTGAGTAGAGAGGGTCTGACTGGGcgtcattactgggaggtggagaagaAAGCAGATATAGTTGGtgtagcagtttcatacaagaatatcagcagatcaggggATGAAAGTGGATTTGGATTAAATTACAAATCTTGGTCACTATATTGTTCCTCAGACAGATATTTATTTTGGTACAACGGCATCACAACCTCCATCTCAGGTCCTCAGAGCTCCAGAATAGGAGTTTAcctggatcacagagcaggtgttctgtccttctacagcgtctctgaaaccatgaccctcctccacagagtccagaccaccTTCACTCAGCCGCTCTACGCTGGAGTCGGGATTTACAGTTCTGGAGTCTCAgctgagttctgtaaactcAAATAGACTTATTTACTCttcatgttttattgattttcttttcttctcagagATGAACGTCTAAAACTCTGATGGATGGAGTTTTTGATCTATaagttgatgttttgttgttatttcctcttttgTAAGTGGAAGTTGTTCTTTTGTAGTTTCACCTgggaaatattaataatattaacatcTTCTATTTCAgcataaaaacagaaataaggctgtgttgtaattgttgttaactgttagttttgatgtgtttctatgttgtatttctctttttttccacttcatgGACTCCAACAGACGACCCACCAGACCTTCTTCATCTCTCTTCATGTCTGCATTCACACTCGTTTCCTCATTGATTAGcaaaccaaatgttcttgttttcttaagataaaaatattttctagACTCGAGCGCAAAGTAAATGATTTCAGAAATGTTACTGACCAGCAGCAACACAGCAAACagttcagtaaagcctctagttggtGTAAACTAGTGTGTTGGGGCCGGTAGtcaaagctgcagctgcaggaccagactagatcTGCAGATCAGATGTTGTTGATGTCTAAATATGTTGAGGATGTTTAACAATCTGAATATTTAGTAAGAAATAAAACTTCTGATGTTCTAACAAAGTGTTTTCTTCAGTCTTCATTCCAGGATTTGACTCAGATCTGACGGAGAAAACATGAATCTAATATTCAAGGAAAATTGAGGCAGTTTTCCTCCTGAAACATCCCAAAGTACAGAGTTCATGTTCACAACAGATcatatttctggatttaaatgtgtctttactGATTTTACTGCTCTTGTTCTGGCAAGACTTCACTCATAAAAGGAGGCTTTAAATCTCCACAATCCTCTTTTCCTGTTAAATAAAGATGGAATAAGTTAATTAAACCAGTAAACAGTTGAATCTCAGTTAAATGGACCCGTCTTGGGTGCAGGAGCCGCTGCAGGAACATGTTCTGCTTGGAAGATGCTGCTGGACGGTACCAGAGGGCGGTGCAGCGGTTCAGCTTCACTCTGCAGGGTGGAGGTCTGGGAACGTGGCTCAGGAAACCTCCCAAGATGGCTCACTTTACCGTCAGCGTGTTAACAACTGAGTGCACGTTGTGACACTAGACGtagtaaatgtttgacttttaatGGGCCGTGAAGCCTGAGAGCAAGGGTCAAGTAAACTTTGAGTTTCAATGTGCAGGTGAACAGAAGCAGCAATAAAAATGAATCATGATGGAGACAGAAGCTCATCTGGACCTCTGGGGATGTAAAGTCAGCTCGGGTCGTCACTCCTGTGTTCCCAGGTTTCTAGAACTTCCCCAGACCAGGATCACACTGGTGTCTACACTGATGTTTAGAAGACTTTTCTCagttaaaatgataataatcatATTAATACGTGGATGTTTTTCTGAATCAGGTTGATTTAAAAATTGAAAAACTGGGGcaggattcaccaatatgttcttaagaacggtcttaagaaatgtcttaagatctaaaattaagaagttcataagaaagttcttaagtgcaattcctcaatattttcttaagaaccatcttaagaactgtaatttcttacgaatttcttatttttcctacttaataacttcttaaaatatgtcattgcatgcgccaacaaacaacatttatacaggtagttaaaaaaaaaatactattggggaaatttaataataattaactaccacactaactaacatgctaacaaacaagctctttgtgtaattaattacaaagtatatcctcaaactatgacctactagtctaaacttgtctaaaatgtgttgaaaaaggtgatattagagtcttaccttttcacagaagaaattttaagacaggtcaaggttgtcttaaagttaagtaaaaagtcaagaacaaatttgagaacttttatttcaagaataccatttattcttaagtttgtgcttaagaagaaacttaagaagaaagttgagaaaatacttaagaacttttttggagaatatgacttcttctcttttttcttcttaagactgaacttaagaaaaaaatgacacttaagaagattttttttcttaagaatgttttgtgaatccggccccctGATTTGAAGCTTTGAGATCCAGAGACTCTGACTGCAGACTGTGGAGAAAGAGAAGCTCCAGCAGAAACATGTGACCTCCACTCTCCAGGGTTCAGTTCAGGGGAACATATCAGCCTGTGGTAAAGTGGAAGTGACTGCTGGGTTCAGCAAACGCTGGTTTATCACAAGCTGCAGACTGCTGAGCTTCACTTCATAACACTTCACATTTCATCTTTTACaatatttatgttttacttcttttttaagTGATTCTGCTGTTGATGTAACTTTCTGTCCTGAACATTTTATCCTGGTTCACGTCTGCAACCTCAGGACCTGGAAACAGTGAAGATCAGGAGTCTGGGGAGTGACGTCACACCGCCCCCTACAGGAAGATGGTTACATGAATGTAGTGAGGTTTTTAGAGAGGAAAGAAGTCACGTGTTTAAACACTTTTCCTCCAGtctggattcttttttttatacatttaatcattttattgtcatttagaatTAAAGAAAAGGTTTTTTGAGGTAAAGGATGTTAATAAACTATTTTGTCGCTGCTGGATATGGAAGTTAATAATTTTAGGGATGCAGAATGTACTGAAGGCCAAGTTGAGAGCTCTGTTCAGACTCTGATCAGAGATCTCAACTTGGCCTTCAGAAGGGGGGCAGAGCCTCTAAACAGGCCAAGGACTCCTATAAGAGGAAAATGGAGGGAGACCTGAAGGACAATAACCCAGGGCAGATGTGGAGGGGCATCCACTCTTCAACTCTTCAATCTCTCCCCCACACATCCTCCGCTCGCAGTACAGAAGAGCTCCAAGTGCTGTATCCAGCTTCTCCAGTTTTCGGCACGTTTGTTCCAGATTGCCTTGCAGACTGCGGTGGAGGTTGAAACTGCCATTCTCTTCTTCTGCTTtcacttctgacaccatgtaaTATTGACTAGGCTTGACAACTGTGTTTTGTTGCTACATCTTTTACTTACTTACCGGTACTCATGTGCATTAACTTACAAGTCAGAACGACAACCACAACACTTCCGCATGACGTAGCTTGAGTTACAGTGTAGTACTGAATTTAACAAGGTTTACATCTAAGTTCAAAACAGTTTAAATAATCcagtcaaaggcagctgtgAACAAATGAGTTTTTAACCTGGAtataaaggaactgagggtttcaacttcctgcaggtttctggaggtttgttccagatctgtggagcatagaagctggatgctgcttctccatgtctggttcattagtgatttataaactatcagaagtattttaaagtctattctctgaggtACAGGGAGCGAGTGTGAGGACCTCAGAACCGGAGCGCtgtggtccactttcttagttctgGTGAGAACCCGGGCAGCAGCGTTTTCTGATGAACTTTTTAGTCAGACCTGTGAAGACGCTGGTGCAGGAATCAACTAGACTGAAGATACACGCATGGATGAGTTCttcaaggtcctgctgagacattagtccttcgatcctggagatgttcttcaggtgatagaagGCCGACTTTGTAATTGTCTTAATGTGTCTCTGAaggtccaggtctgagtccatgataCACCCAGAG
Coding sequences:
- the LOC133451848 gene encoding tripartite motif-containing protein 16-like encodes the protein MQSLQGGEMAQKGVKLDQETFSCSICLEVLKDPVTIPCGHSYCMNCIKNYWDEGEKKIPSCPQCRRTFTQKPELVKNTMFADLLEQLKKTGLQAAPADHCYAGPEDVACDFCSGRKLKAIKSCLVCLASYCEKHLQPHHDVAPLKKHKLVDPSKNLQDNICPRHDEVMKMFCRTDQKCICYLCSVDEHKGHDTVTAAAERMERQKEVEVSQQQIQQEIQDRDKNVKLLQQEVEAINQSADKTVEDSEEIFTELISLLQKRSSDVKQQVRSQQETEVRRVRELEEKLQQEITDLKRRDAEMKQLSDTEDQNQFLHNYPSLSPLSESTHSSSISIRPLRYFQDVTAAVSEVRGQLQDILRDTWTNITVAITHVDVLLPQPEPKSRAGFLKYSFEITLDPNTVHTLLLLSEENRKVTLMKKHQSYSSHPERFSVVSQVLSREGLTGRHYWEVEKKADIVGVAVSYKNISRSGDESGFGLNYKSWSLYCSSDRYLFWYNGITTSISGPQSSRIGVYLDHRAGVLSFYSVSETMTLLHRVQTTFTQPLYAGVGIYSSGVSAEFCKLK